One segment of Gemmatimonadales bacterium DNA contains the following:
- a CDS encoding GGDEF domain-containing protein, with product MALTPSTALNTLPSAFAAACRLSRTEGELFERCRVALVRRFQSELIWFSLVSPGESLPRVGPAEGFGEAQEVARLASGETEVLIHADSSVAGQMRAVAMPLALGLSVVLELRSILLDRQAALDDAVFQLRALRQVARLLSSVHSTEETERLILDFMAEVFFAWWACLYRPEGDTYAPKVFRSLNDRLRPAPIDRTRLDQALPTGSAATGADDVAVASLIGPGAELVVPLDAGAERMAVLILGSRISDKLYGRAEFELAGTLSFAAAIALKNSELVEQLHSAATTDELTGLYNRRALEERLAAEISRSLRHQLHTSVLMIDLDRFKVVNDTMGHAAGDRLLIQVAQVLRQQCRALDVVGRLGGDEFLVILPMTKPAEAQVFVGRVRNSLREFEQANPEFGACTLSMGIAESPRHGTTVSSVLAAADTALYSAKRAGRNAVEVAGS from the coding sequence ATGGCGCTCACCCCCTCGACTGCGCTCAACACTCTCCCCAGTGCGTTTGCCGCCGCGTGCCGACTCTCTCGAACCGAGGGGGAGCTGTTCGAGCGCTGCCGGGTTGCACTGGTCCGCCGGTTTCAGAGCGAGCTGATCTGGTTCAGCCTGGTGTCCCCGGGCGAAAGCCTGCCTCGGGTGGGGCCGGCGGAGGGGTTTGGAGAGGCGCAGGAGGTGGCCCGGCTGGCGAGCGGCGAAACCGAAGTATTGATCCACGCCGATTCCAGCGTCGCCGGGCAGATGCGCGCCGTTGCGATGCCGCTCGCCCTCGGCCTGAGCGTGGTGCTGGAGCTCCGCAGCATCCTGCTCGACCGGCAGGCAGCCCTGGATGACGCGGTCTTCCAGCTCCGGGCGCTGCGCCAGGTCGCGCGGCTCCTGTCCTCGGTCCACTCGACCGAGGAAACCGAGCGGCTGATCCTCGATTTCATGGCCGAGGTGTTCTTCGCCTGGTGGGCGTGTCTCTACCGACCCGAGGGCGACACCTACGCCCCCAAGGTGTTTCGTTCCCTCAATGACCGCCTCCGCCCCGCCCCCATCGACAGGACCCGTCTGGACCAGGCGCTTCCCACCGGGAGCGCTGCCACCGGCGCGGACGATGTCGCCGTGGCCTCGCTGATCGGTCCTGGCGCCGAGCTGGTGGTCCCGCTCGACGCCGGGGCGGAGCGCATGGCGGTGCTGATCCTGGGCTCCCGCATCAGCGACAAGCTGTACGGGCGGGCGGAGTTCGAGCTGGCCGGCACGCTGTCGTTCGCGGCGGCCATCGCCCTCAAGAACTCGGAGCTGGTCGAGCAGCTCCACAGCGCTGCCACTACCGACGAGCTCACCGGTCTCTACAACCGGCGCGCCCTGGAGGAGCGCCTGGCTGCGGAGATCTCCCGCAGCCTCCGACACCAGCTCCATACCAGCGTCCTCATGATCGACCTGGACCGCTTCAAGGTCGTCAACGACACCATGGGCCACGCGGCGGGCGACCGGCTGCTCATTCAGGTGGCCCAGGTGCTCCGGCAGCAGTGCCGCGCGCTGGACGTGGTGGGCCGGCTGGGCGGCGACGAGTTCCTGGTGATTCTCCCGATGACGAAACCCGCGGAGGCCCAGGTCTTCGTCGGTCGGGTGCGGAACAGTCTCCGGGAGTTCGAGCAGGCCAACCCGGAGTTCGGGGCCTGCACCCTGAGCATGGGTATCGCCGAATCACCCCGGCACGGCACCACGGTGAGCAGCGTCCTGGCCGCGGCCGACACGGCGCTCTACTCGGCCAAGCGAGCCGGCCGGAACGCCGTCGAGGTCGCAGGCAGCTAG
- a CDS encoding CGNR zinc finger domain-containing protein codes for MVTTEFTLLGDAIWLDFVNSARGRVLSPPDLLPNPAAYQRWAYIQHLEMESDSGAFARAREFRAWLTTLAEALDAGQQPPGGVIEAINQQLARSPGIHQLTRVSGEWRLRFAPSQPLTALDAIAQSAARTLADPLVTVRRCASQTCSVFFTDGSATRSRRWCDASICGRHTRVERRRGSLR; via the coding sequence ATGGTCACCACCGAATTCACCCTGCTGGGTGATGCCATCTGGCTCGACTTCGTCAACAGCGCCCGGGGCCGGGTTCTCTCTCCCCCGGATCTGCTGCCGAACCCTGCGGCCTACCAGCGATGGGCCTACATCCAGCACCTCGAGATGGAGTCCGACTCCGGCGCCTTCGCCCGCGCCCGGGAATTCCGCGCCTGGCTCACCACGCTCGCCGAGGCGCTGGATGCGGGTCAGCAGCCTCCGGGCGGGGTGATCGAGGCGATCAACCAGCAGCTGGCCCGAAGCCCGGGTATCCACCAGCTCACCCGCGTGAGCGGCGAATGGCGCCTGCGCTTCGCGCCTTCGCAGCCTCTGACGGCGCTGGACGCGATCGCCCAATCCGCGGCGCGGACCCTGGCCGACCCGCTGGTCACCGTGCGCCGCTGCGCCAGCCAGACCTGCTCGGTCTTCTTCACCGACGGCTCCGCAACCCGCAGCCGCCGCTGGTGCGATGCCTCGATTTGCGGGCGCCACACTCGAGTCGAGCGGCGGCGCGGCTCGCTGCGTTGA
- a CDS encoding cold shock domain-containing protein encodes MARTLGTVKWFNDAKGFGFITPENGDKDCFVHHTAIKADGFRSLAEGDRVEFDIVQGAKGPAAENVTKVK; translated from the coding sequence ATGGCTCGCACCCTCGGCACGGTGAAGTGGTTCAACGACGCAAAAGGTTTTGGGTTCATCACTCCAGAGAATGGGGACAAGGACTGCTTTGTCCACCACACCGCGATCAAGGCGGACGGCTTCCGCAGCCTCGCCGAAGGCGATCGGGTGGAGTTCGACATCGTGCAGGGTGCGAAGGGGCCTGCCGCCGAGAACGTGACCAAGGTCAAATAG
- a CDS encoding M3 family oligoendopeptidase: MTVSVLPATPAAFAKAKWEDVAPYFDDLAERPLDPEKTEGWLVSWSTLEALVTEAAAQAMIAYTIDTSDPEKEADHLRFSMEILPKMEERSVELAKRLVASGYSTPDLATTLARFRTAIEIFREENVPIFAELEELSARYQRITGSMTVMWDGVERPLPQLQPFLKSPDRAIRDRAFRASTGPYQAEHDSLAELFDRMYELRQRVARNAGFANYRDYIFPAKFRFDYTPADCERFHEAVERAVTPAVARVLAHRRARLGLESLRPWDLAVDPYRAGPLRPFGSVEEFVAKARTVFNRVDAKLGGEFQTMIDERLLDLDSRKGKAPGGYCETLHFRGRPFIFMNAVGLVDDVMTLLHEAGHAFHAFAAHAQPLIWQRHPGSEAAELASMSMELLAAPHLVQPVGYFTPEDYQSAWLEHLEDILLSLVHIASVDAFQTWIYTSGDGGDAAARDAAWLRIRSRFERGVDWSGLEPERIARWYRQLHIFMYPFYYIEYGIAQIGALQVWRNSLRSPEAAVARYREALSLGAVRGLPEIYRAAGARLSFDADLMGELVGLVEEQIEQIRSRLPATSP, from the coding sequence GTGACCGTGTCGGTGCTGCCCGCGACCCCCGCCGCCTTCGCCAAGGCCAAGTGGGAGGACGTCGCTCCCTACTTTGACGATCTCGCCGAGCGGCCGCTCGATCCGGAGAAGACCGAGGGCTGGCTGGTGAGCTGGTCCACGCTGGAGGCCCTGGTGACCGAGGCTGCGGCCCAGGCGATGATCGCTTACACCATCGACACCTCCGATCCCGAAAAGGAAGCCGACCACCTGCGGTTCTCCATGGAGATCCTCCCCAAGATGGAGGAGCGGAGCGTGGAGCTGGCCAAGCGCCTGGTGGCCAGCGGCTACTCGACGCCGGATCTCGCCACCACCCTGGCGCGCTTCCGGACCGCCATCGAGATCTTCCGTGAAGAGAACGTCCCCATCTTCGCCGAGTTGGAGGAGCTGAGCGCCCGCTACCAGCGCATCACCGGTTCGATGACGGTGATGTGGGACGGAGTAGAGCGCCCGCTGCCCCAGCTCCAGCCGTTCCTGAAGAGCCCGGATCGGGCCATTCGGGACCGCGCGTTTCGCGCCTCCACGGGGCCCTACCAGGCGGAGCACGATTCTCTGGCCGAGCTGTTCGACCGGATGTACGAGCTGCGGCAACGGGTCGCGCGGAACGCCGGGTTCGCCAATTACCGGGACTACATCTTTCCGGCCAAGTTCCGCTTCGACTACACCCCCGCCGACTGCGAGCGGTTCCATGAGGCGGTCGAGCGGGCCGTGACGCCGGCGGTGGCGCGGGTGCTCGCCCACCGCCGGGCCCGGCTCGGGCTCGAGTCGCTTCGGCCGTGGGACCTGGCGGTAGACCCCTACCGAGCGGGGCCGCTGCGTCCATTCGGCAGCGTAGAGGAGTTCGTCGCCAAGGCCCGCACGGTCTTCAACCGGGTGGACGCCAAGCTGGGGGGCGAGTTCCAGACGATGATCGACGAGCGGCTGCTCGACCTGGACAGCCGGAAGGGCAAGGCACCCGGCGGCTACTGCGAGACGCTCCACTTCCGCGGCCGTCCGTTCATCTTCATGAACGCGGTTGGCCTGGTGGACGATGTGATGACCCTGCTGCACGAAGCGGGTCACGCCTTCCACGCCTTCGCCGCCCACGCGCAGCCCCTCATCTGGCAGCGGCACCCCGGCTCCGAGGCCGCGGAGCTGGCGTCGATGTCGATGGAGCTCCTGGCCGCGCCGCACCTGGTCCAGCCGGTGGGCTACTTCACGCCGGAGGACTACCAGAGCGCCTGGCTGGAGCATCTCGAGGACATCCTGCTCAGCCTGGTCCACATCGCCTCGGTGGACGCGTTCCAGACCTGGATCTACACCAGCGGAGACGGCGGCGATGCGGCCGCTCGGGACGCGGCCTGGCTCCGGATCCGAAGCCGGTTCGAGCGAGGCGTCGACTGGAGCGGACTGGAGCCGGAGCGGATCGCCCGCTGGTACCGGCAGCTCCACATCTTCATGTACCCCTTCTACTACATCGAATACGGCATCGCTCAGATCGGCGCGCTTCAAGTCTGGCGCAACAGCCTGCGATCGCCCGAAGCGGCCGTGGCCCGCTACCGGGAGGCGCTCTCGCTCGGAGCCGTGCGGGGCCTGCCGGAGATCTATCGCGCCGCCGGAGCCCGGCTCAGCTTCGACGCCGACCTCATGGGAGAGCTGGTTGGCTTGGTGGAGGAACAGATCGAGCAGATCCGTTCCCGCCTCCCGGCCACGTCACCCTGA
- a CDS encoding serine/threonine-protein kinase, translated as MSTPPPVLAFERTRQALGPRYRLERIAAASAARVLFEAYDETLKRRVSLRINFYTDEPTRAWFLREAEALGQLDHPAIRHVYDAGIVGDLAFRVGNWLEGEGLDQAVERGPRMIPTILSLARDLLGALEHAHVQGIIVRRIVPATVLVGPGGGGSITDLRYSSYTLPAIPAGEIPSAFMFMAPEVRGGAVGDPTSDVYTAGALLYFAVTGQEPPLDTRGLRRPTELRPTCPRAIERIVMRALQPSPEARYLTAGEMLEDLASEAGTFETRALGVGQGPRATPEDRARWEKRLRRALGDDYELLDLLGTGGFGRVYRVRDLQLEREVALKVLHPALTQDPEVLERFRREAQLAARLSHPNIVNIYDIAGRSGLIWYTMELIEGPSLAQLVEREGPLSLEQVLRLLREALSALAHAHGSGLVHRDIKPENMLIDLSGSLQITDFGLALALRGKFGGATSQSGTPQFASPEQLLGERVDQRSDLYSLAAVACYALLGTPPFPGLTTEQILAKQTTNQLPTLEQREDVSEALAAVLERALSADVEARFPSAAEFLQAVNRAADPSREPVADWARAAARWLRGSPLD; from the coding sequence TTGAGCACCCCGCCGCCGGTCCTGGCGTTCGAGCGCACCCGGCAGGCACTGGGGCCGCGTTACCGACTCGAGCGGATCGCCGCTGCCTCCGCCGCACGGGTGCTCTTCGAGGCGTACGACGAGACCCTCAAGCGCCGGGTCAGCCTCCGGATCAACTTCTACACCGACGAGCCCACCCGGGCGTGGTTCCTCCGCGAGGCGGAGGCGCTCGGCCAGCTGGACCACCCCGCCATCCGGCACGTCTACGATGCCGGGATCGTGGGGGATCTCGCCTTCCGGGTGGGGAACTGGCTGGAGGGCGAGGGGCTCGATCAGGCCGTCGAGCGCGGCCCCCGGATGATTCCGACCATCCTGTCCCTCGCCCGCGATCTGCTCGGCGCGCTGGAACACGCACACGTCCAGGGGATCATCGTGCGGCGGATCGTGCCGGCCACGGTGCTGGTGGGCCCCGGCGGCGGCGGGTCGATCACCGATTTGCGCTACAGCAGCTACACTCTTCCGGCGATCCCGGCGGGCGAGATCCCCAGCGCGTTCATGTTCATGGCGCCCGAGGTCCGCGGCGGAGCCGTGGGTGATCCCACGTCCGACGTCTATACCGCGGGCGCGCTGCTCTATTTCGCGGTGACCGGCCAGGAGCCGCCGCTGGACACCCGCGGCCTCCGCCGGCCGACCGAGCTCCGCCCGACCTGCCCGCGGGCGATCGAGCGGATCGTGATGCGCGCGCTCCAGCCAAGCCCGGAGGCGCGCTATCTCACGGCCGGCGAGATGCTGGAGGACCTGGCATCCGAAGCCGGCACTTTCGAGACCCGCGCCCTTGGTGTGGGCCAGGGACCCAGGGCGACGCCGGAGGACCGGGCACGCTGGGAGAAGCGTCTCCGGCGAGCCCTGGGCGACGATTACGAGCTGCTCGACCTGCTAGGTACCGGCGGGTTTGGCCGGGTGTACCGGGTGAGGGACCTGCAGCTCGAGCGGGAGGTGGCGCTCAAGGTGCTCCACCCGGCGCTGACCCAGGATCCCGAGGTGCTGGAGCGCTTCCGCCGGGAGGCCCAGCTCGCCGCCCGGCTCAGCCACCCGAACATCGTGAACATCTACGACATCGCCGGACGCTCGGGGCTCATCTGGTACACGATGGAGCTGATCGAGGGGCCCAGTCTGGCGCAGTTGGTGGAGCGGGAGGGGCCGCTCTCGCTGGAGCAGGTGCTCCGCCTCTTGCGCGAGGCCCTCTCCGCGCTGGCCCATGCCCACGGCTCCGGCCTGGTGCATCGGGACATCAAGCCGGAGAACATGCTCATCGACCTGAGCGGCAGCCTGCAGATCACCGACTTCGGCCTGGCCCTCGCGCTTCGGGGGAAGTTCGGGGGAGCCACCTCGCAAAGCGGCACGCCGCAGTTCGCCAGCCCGGAACAGCTCCTGGGGGAGCGGGTCGACCAGCGCTCCGATCTCTACAGTCTCGCGGCGGTGGCCTGCTACGCCCTGCTGGGTACGCCGCCGTTCCCGGGCCTCACCACCGAGCAGATTCTGGCGAAGCAGACCACCAATCAGCTTCCCACCCTGGAGCAGCGGGAGGACGTCAGCGAGGCGCTCGCCGCCGTGCTCGAGCGGGCGCTGAGCGCCGACGTCGAGGCCCGGTTCCCCTCCGCCGCGGAGTTCCTCCAGGCGGTGAACCGGGCGGCCGATCCGAGCCGGGAGCCGGTGGCTGACTGGGCGCGGGCCGCGGCCCGCTGGCTCCGGGGATCTCCCCTTGACTAA
- the infA gene encoding translation initiation factor IF-1, with protein sequence MAKEEGIEMEGVVTEVLPDRNYRVMLENGHEILAYAAGKMSKFKIRVLEGDRVSVVLSPYDLTRGRVIYRHK encoded by the coding sequence ATGGCAAAAGAAGAAGGAATCGAGATGGAAGGGGTGGTGACCGAGGTACTACCCGACCGGAACTACCGCGTCATGCTGGAGAATGGTCACGAGATCCTGGCCTACGCCGCCGGGAAGATGAGCAAGTTCAAGATCCGGGTGCTGGAAGGCGATCGGGTGAGCGTGGTCCTCTCTCCCTACGATCTCACCCGCGGGCGGGTCATCTACCGCCACAAGTGA
- a CDS encoding MFS transporter has protein sequence MTAPATGNRGKFQRLSVLIAVNFVDMIGFMIVLPLLPFYALRLHATAETVGQLIASFSIAQLLAAPLWGRVSDRYGRRPALLIGLSASALAYVVFGFADTVWLLFASRIVQGAGGGTTGVAQAYVADTMEPKDRARALGWLSAATSAGVMVGPVIGSFSAHFGRTAPGLVAAALCLTNVGFAWRWLPESRRTHRDAPPAHRPLWHPAWTAVRHPMEPVARFLWIYAVGMLAFSSMTSVIALYLGAEFALDETTIGYVFLYVGILSFVMRSVLLGPIVDRVGEAAAMRIGTVLLVLGLILYPQPRSLWGLAAVIPLVPIGTALLFPATTSLMSRYSDPRELGTTMGVAQTFAGISRVAAPLLATSLFQRLGHGWPFYVAGGYVGLVGLMAVRLPPPRD, from the coding sequence ATGACGGCGCCCGCTACCGGCAACAGAGGCAAATTCCAGCGGCTATCGGTCCTGATCGCCGTCAACTTCGTGGACATGATCGGCTTCATGATCGTGCTTCCGCTGCTGCCGTTCTACGCGCTCAGGCTGCACGCCACGGCGGAGACGGTGGGCCAGCTGATCGCGTCGTTCTCCATCGCGCAGCTTCTGGCCGCGCCACTCTGGGGCCGGGTATCGGACCGCTATGGGCGCCGGCCGGCCCTGTTGATCGGTCTGTCCGCGTCGGCGTTAGCCTACGTCGTCTTCGGCTTCGCCGACACGGTATGGCTCCTGTTCGCCTCCCGCATCGTGCAGGGCGCCGGCGGCGGCACCACCGGCGTGGCGCAGGCCTACGTGGCGGACACCATGGAGCCCAAGGATCGGGCCCGCGCCCTGGGCTGGCTGTCGGCGGCCACATCCGCCGGCGTCATGGTGGGGCCGGTGATCGGCTCGTTTTCGGCCCACTTCGGGCGGACCGCACCGGGACTGGTGGCCGCCGCGCTCTGCCTCACCAACGTCGGGTTCGCCTGGCGCTGGCTGCCCGAATCACGCCGGACACACCGGGACGCTCCCCCGGCGCACCGGCCACTGTGGCATCCCGCCTGGACGGCGGTGCGACACCCGATGGAGCCGGTGGCCCGATTCCTCTGGATCTACGCGGTGGGAATGCTGGCCTTTTCCTCCATGACCTCGGTGATCGCGCTGTATCTCGGCGCGGAGTTCGCCCTCGACGAGACCACCATCGGCTATGTATTTCTGTATGTCGGGATCCTCTCCTTCGTGATGCGCAGCGTGCTGCTCGGGCCGATCGTGGACCGGGTCGGCGAGGCCGCGGCGATGCGGATCGGTACCGTGCTCCTCGTGCTCGGCCTGATTCTCTATCCCCAGCCCCGCTCGCTCTGGGGCCTTGCGGCGGTCATCCCGCTGGTGCCGATCGGCACGGCGCTGCTGTTTCCGGCGACCACGTCCCTCATGTCCCGCTACTCCGATCCACGAGAGCTGGGAACGACGATGGGGGTCGCTCAGACGTTCGCGGGGATCAGCCGGGTGGCGGCGCCCTTGCTCGCCACGTCGCTGTTCCAGCGGCTGGGGCACGGGTGGCCGTTCTATGTGGCGGGCGGGTACGTGGGGCTGGTCGGGCTCATGGCGGTCCGGCTGCCTCCGCCGCGGGACTGA
- a CDS encoding DUF2339 domain-containing protein: MSDDRIDRLEQRVAVLESLIRRLAASAPSVPAPSVPAQSAPAPSASAPSVPAAPTQEPAPPETRASDLSPAARPAGPLGAVPPAPARPIPGVRAAGPSRTPSTAGADPASGRPGLTSEQWIGQRVFLAIGVTALVVAAGYLLKLSFERNWITPAMRCVGGVVAGVVTGAIGWRLHPRYRTYGAALVGAGAGIIYLSVWAASRLYDVLPSGTGIVGLALVSVALAMIAYAIDVEALGATAALGAFFAPVLLGSNRSNANLLLLYLASMAAGLGLVAAERRWRVAMLIVAASYFGVGTVGAADQAAPWAVLIYGVIGGTVGLHVGLREGWWETRLITFAGGWTLLRAASERLDAPWPILLAGLILSAPVWWFALRRPRLLPLSLFPSAEGEPGTASALGWSLGEAFYFFTTPLLLGWAVHQLAPERFDELTGLVALIVGLPYLLAGYLRPRCVFAVVGAAAMALAATQHWNGTREVWALLGLALLWPAMDFRLERTDGRWYGLLTLLLALQVLFNDALSQRTAADPAFTGHWALALWGGIAATVSLAAGLWRVDAGREDTRLIRAVLWAAAGAMTLFGVTEEIRRHFELRSLSAESATLASGLAVSAWWLVFAAALVVLGFQRSLKPVRVAGLAVAGLAVAKVVLFDLSTLDALYRVGSVFLLALVALSLAYLYYRYDRTERTL, translated from the coding sequence ATGAGCGACGATCGAATCGACCGGCTGGAGCAACGAGTGGCGGTGCTGGAGTCGCTGATCCGGCGGCTCGCCGCCTCGGCTCCGTCCGTCCCGGCTCCGTCCGTCCCGGCTCAGTCCGCCCCAGCTCCGTCCGCCTCGGCTCCATCCGTCCCGGCGGCTCCGACTCAGGAGCCTGCGCCGCCGGAGACTCGGGCGTCGGACCTCTCACCGGCTGCCCGGCCGGCTGGCCCACTCGGAGCCGTTCCCCCAGCACCGGCACGCCCGATCCCAGGCGTTCGCGCGGCCGGTCCGTCCCGGACGCCATCGACCGCCGGAGCTGACCCGGCCTCGGGCCGTCCTGGACTCACCTCCGAGCAATGGATCGGCCAGCGGGTATTTCTTGCCATCGGGGTCACCGCGCTGGTGGTCGCGGCGGGGTATCTGCTCAAGCTCTCCTTCGAGCGAAACTGGATCACGCCGGCGATGCGCTGCGTGGGTGGAGTCGTTGCCGGAGTCGTGACCGGTGCGATCGGCTGGCGGCTGCACCCGCGCTACCGCACTTACGGAGCGGCGCTGGTGGGCGCCGGCGCGGGGATCATCTATCTGAGCGTGTGGGCGGCCTCCCGGCTCTACGACGTGCTCCCGTCCGGCACCGGCATCGTTGGTCTCGCGCTGGTCTCGGTGGCGCTGGCGATGATCGCGTACGCGATCGACGTCGAGGCGCTCGGCGCCACCGCGGCGCTCGGCGCCTTCTTCGCCCCGGTCCTCCTCGGCAGCAATCGCTCCAACGCCAACTTGCTGCTCCTCTATCTCGCGAGCATGGCGGCGGGCCTCGGTCTGGTCGCGGCGGAGCGGAGGTGGCGGGTCGCCATGCTGATCGTCGCGGCGAGCTATTTCGGGGTCGGCACGGTGGGAGCCGCGGACCAGGCGGCCCCGTGGGCCGTCCTGATCTATGGGGTGATCGGCGGGACCGTGGGACTCCACGTCGGCTTGCGCGAGGGCTGGTGGGAGACCCGGCTGATCACTTTCGCCGGTGGATGGACCCTGCTGCGCGCCGCGAGCGAGCGGCTGGACGCGCCCTGGCCGATCCTGCTGGCCGGACTGATCCTGTCGGCTCCGGTCTGGTGGTTCGCCCTGCGCCGTCCGCGGCTCCTGCCCCTGTCGCTATTTCCATCCGCCGAGGGTGAGCCAGGCACCGCATCGGCGCTTGGTTGGTCGCTGGGCGAGGCATTCTACTTCTTCACCACGCCGCTGTTGCTGGGCTGGGCGGTTCACCAGCTCGCGCCGGAGCGGTTCGATGAGCTCACCGGGTTGGTCGCCCTCATCGTGGGGCTGCCCTATCTGCTTGCCGGATATCTCCGGCCGCGGTGCGTATTCGCCGTGGTCGGAGCTGCGGCCATGGCTCTCGCCGCGACCCAGCACTGGAACGGAACGCGGGAGGTCTGGGCCCTTCTCGGACTCGCGCTCCTGTGGCCGGCCATGGACTTCCGACTCGAGCGGACCGACGGACGCTGGTACGGCCTGCTCACGCTGCTCCTGGCCCTGCAGGTACTCTTTAACGACGCGCTGTCCCAGCGGACGGCGGCGGACCCCGCATTCACTGGCCACTGGGCGCTCGCGTTGTGGGGGGGCATCGCCGCCACGGTCAGCCTGGCGGCCGGACTCTGGCGGGTCGACGCCGGTCGGGAGGACACCCGCTTGATCCGGGCCGTGTTGTGGGCGGCGGCGGGCGCGATGACCCTGTTCGGGGTCACCGAGGAGATCCGCCGCCATTTCGAGCTGCGGAGCCTGTCCGCCGAATCGGCCACGCTGGCCTCCGGCCTCGCGGTGAGCGCCTGGTGGCTGGTGTTCGCCGCGGCGCTGGTCGTGCTCGGCTTCCAGCGGTCGCTCAAACCGGTCCGGGTGGCCGGCCTGGCCGTGGCCGGGCTGGCCGTGGCGAAGGTCGTGCTGTTCGATCTCTCCACCCTGGATGCGCTCTACCGTGTCGGCTCGGTCTTTCTGCTCGCCCTGGTGGCGCTCTCGCTCGCCTACTTGTACTACCGCTACGATCGCACCGAGCGGACCCTGTGA
- a CDS encoding iron ABC transporter permease, translating into MTGDQRRQAVAAGILVLLLWLVVYPLLLVLVEGLRGPGGWTLDFVRVFLHRPTEWRALWGSLWISLASVVLAATIGIPLALLFGRYDLPGGRVLSGLVALPAVLPPLVGVLAFLFLYGESGFVSLLVQHVLGLEEPPWRLEGAGAILLVHAYSMYVYFYLFTRAALSSLDASLLEAAASLGASRWRRLRQVVLPHLYPALGGAALLTFMTSLASFSAPYIFGGGFRVMTTQIVATRLNGENELAMVETISLTLVALLALLLLRGGRAPDAPGGRKGSGPARVPVRRPGVRIMLAVVAWGLAGFLLLPHLTLLLVSFVPVGTWTTEPLPPAYTLRNYLTLVTDPVRSRPLLNSLWLGSGATAAAVGIALLAGLLGVGRRVRGARLVEGLLALPWAVPGTVFAIAIATAFSVRAPLAGRFILVGTIWILPLAYLVRNLPITSRAILAGVRALDSSLDEAAATLGAGRWRTLRRVTLPLLRPALLAGASLAFVTAFGDFVTSIVLYTYDTRPISMEILSSLRQSDVGVAAAYGVVLMLVSAAVFALGAERGGGG; encoded by the coding sequence ATGACGGGCGATCAGCGCCGCCAGGCTGTGGCGGCCGGCATTCTCGTCCTCCTGCTCTGGCTCGTGGTCTACCCGCTGCTGCTGGTGCTGGTGGAAGGGCTCCGGGGTCCCGGCGGCTGGACGCTCGACTTCGTCCGAGTCTTCCTCCACCGGCCGACCGAGTGGCGCGCGCTCTGGGGGAGTCTCTGGATCTCGCTCGCCAGCGTGGTGCTGGCAGCCACGATCGGCATTCCGCTCGCGCTGCTCTTCGGCCGGTACGATCTCCCCGGCGGGCGGGTGCTGAGCGGGCTGGTGGCGCTGCCGGCGGTGCTCCCGCCGCTGGTGGGCGTGCTGGCGTTTCTCTTCCTCTACGGCGAGAGCGGCTTCGTCTCGCTGCTGGTGCAACACGTGCTCGGCCTGGAGGAGCCGCCCTGGCGGCTCGAGGGCGCCGGCGCGATCCTCCTGGTCCATGCCTACTCGATGTACGTGTACTTCTATCTCTTCACCCGCGCCGCGCTGAGCTCCCTCGACGCCTCCCTGCTGGAGGCCGCGGCCAGCCTGGGGGCGAGCCGCTGGCGCCGGCTGCGCCAGGTCGTGCTGCCGCATCTCTATCCGGCCCTGGGCGGCGCCGCCCTGCTCACCTTCATGACGTCGCTCGCCTCGTTCAGCGCGCCATACATCTTCGGCGGCGGGTTCCGGGTGATGACCACCCAGATCGTGGCCACCCGCCTGAACGGCGAGAACGAACTGGCGATGGTGGAGACGATCTCGCTCACCCTTGTGGCATTGCTCGCGCTCTTGCTGCTGCGCGGCGGCCGGGCACCGGATGCTCCGGGAGGTCGGAAGGGAAGCGGGCCCGCCCGGGTGCCGGTGCGCCGACCGGGCGTCCGCATCATGCTCGCGGTGGTGGCCTGGGGGCTCGCTGGGTTTCTGCTCCTGCCCCATCTCACGCTGCTGCTGGTCTCGTTCGTTCCGGTGGGCACCTGGACCACGGAGCCGCTTCCGCCGGCGTATACCCTGCGGAACTACCTGACGCTGGTGACCGATCCAGTGCGCAGCCGGCCGCTGCTCAACAGCCTATGGCTGGGCAGCGGCGCGACGGCGGCGGCGGTGGGGATCGCGCTGCTGGCCGGCCTGCTGGGCGTCGGCCGGCGGGTGCGCGGCGCCCGGCTGGTCGAGGGGCTGCTGGCCCTCCCCTGGGCGGTGCCGGGGACCGTCTTCGCCATTGCGATCGCGACGGCGTTCAGCGTGCGGGCGCCCTTGGCGGGGCGATTCATCCTGGTCGGCACCATCTGGATCCTCCCGCTGGCCTATCTCGTACGGAACCTACCGATCACCAGCCGAGCCATCCTGGCCGGAGTGCGAGCGCTGGATTCGTCGCTGGACGAAGCCGCGGCCACGCTGGGCGCCGGACGCTGGCGCACGCTGCGCCGGGTCACCCTGCCGTTGCTCCGGCCCGCGCTGCTGGCAGGGGCGAGCCTCGCGTTCGTCACGGCCTTCGGAGACTTCGTGACCTCCATCGTGCTGTACACCTACGATACCCGGCCGATCTCGATGGAGATCCTCTCCAGCCTGCGTCAGTCCGACGTCGGCGTGGCGGCGGCGTACGGTGTGGTGCTGATGCTGGTCAGTGCCGCCGTCTTCGCGCTCGGCGCGGAGCGCGGGGGCGGGGGATGA